In the genome of Synergistetes bacterium HGW-Synergistetes-1, one region contains:
- a CDS encoding oxidoreductase — protein sequence MSGRNILGFIGTGVMGSSMAGHLLSGGNEVHVYNRTKSKAEKLIQMGAVWEDSPSGLASKCSIVFTIVGYPKDVEDIYLGKNGLIESAAKGSLLVDMTTSSPKLAGRIWEAAGSKGISVLDAPVTGGDRGAREAKLTILVGGEKDDFERALPYFRLMGTNIRHMGKAGCGQYTKLVNQITLAGTMTGMCEGLAFAKGCGLDQKEVLEAISGGAAGSWSLSNYGPRILNGDFDPGFFVKHYIKDMKLAEESADEIGLDLPALSLTRELYEEISEGGLGEAGTQSLYCLYDPEEE from the coding sequence ATGAGCGGCAGGAACATTCTGGGTTTTATCGGTACCGGGGTAATGGGCTCCAGTATGGCAGGACATCTTCTATCCGGCGGAAATGAAGTCCACGTATACAACAGAACAAAAAGCAAAGCCGAAAAACTAATCCAAATGGGAGCCGTCTGGGAAGATTCACCGTCAGGACTGGCCTCCAAATGCAGCATTGTTTTCACAATTGTTGGCTATCCTAAAGATGTAGAGGATATCTACCTGGGCAAAAACGGACTTATCGAGTCGGCAGCAAAAGGCTCCCTCCTTGTTGACATGACAACATCAAGCCCCAAACTGGCAGGAAGGATCTGGGAGGCCGCCGGGTCTAAAGGAATATCCGTCCTTGATGCGCCTGTAACAGGAGGCGACAGGGGAGCAAGGGAAGCAAAGCTGACGATCCTTGTCGGCGGAGAGAAGGATGACTTCGAACGCGCCCTCCCCTACTTCAGGCTGATGGGAACAAACATAAGGCACATGGGCAAGGCAGGGTGCGGACAGTACACAAAACTGGTAAACCAGATAACACTGGCGGGAACTATGACAGGAATGTGCGAGGGGCTGGCTTTCGCAAAGGGATGCGGTCTTGACCAGAAAGAAGTGCTTGAAGCGATATCGGGAGGAGCCGCAGGCAGCTGGAGCCTTTCAAATTACGGCCCCAGGATACTGAACGGAGATTTTGATCCCGGCTTTTTTGTAAAACACTACATCAAAGACATGAAACTGGCGGAGGAATCAGCGGATGAGATCGGGCTTGATCTGCCGGCTCTCTCTCTGACAAGGGAACTTTATGAGGAAATATCGGAAGGGGGACTGGGTGAGGCCGGAACTCAATCATTATATTGTCTCTATGATCCTGAGGAAGAATAA
- a CDS encoding ABC transporter permease, with protein sequence MGFGRLRALIVKEFIQVMRDRLTLAMLIFMPVAQLLIFGFAINTDVKHLQTAIFDQSRTQESREMIQSFTASNYFDIKLYADNIKQINRAVESGTAKVGIIIPTDYAQRLKSGRQTSIQVIIDATDNMSASSAMAAAQTLGMLKSQEISEVRFRRMGFEIPPQAVDMRIRPWYNPDFITSWYLVPGIMGLLLTITLIAMMAMAIVRESEQGTLEQLLVTPMHAWELLLSKILPYIIVGYIQVIVSIIVGMAIFRMPFLGSKILFFVLTFFYVVANLSLGIMISTFSQNQMQALQLSIFLILPSVLLSGFVFPIEAMPIGFRYLGECIPITYYIRLSRQIILKGGGFEYVWKDTLALCVYIAVMFSSSIVMFKKRFVP encoded by the coding sequence ATGGGATTTGGAAGACTTCGGGCACTTATAGTCAAAGAATTTATTCAGGTGATGAGGGACAGGCTTACCCTTGCCATGCTGATATTCATGCCTGTGGCGCAGCTGCTGATATTTGGTTTTGCAATAAACACAGATGTCAAACATCTTCAGACCGCGATCTTCGATCAGTCAAGGACCCAGGAAAGCCGTGAAATGATACAGAGTTTCACTGCCAGCAATTACTTCGACATAAAATTATATGCCGATAACATCAAACAGATAAACAGGGCAGTAGAATCCGGAACTGCCAAGGTCGGGATAATAATCCCGACCGATTACGCACAGCGTTTGAAGAGCGGAAGGCAGACAAGCATACAGGTGATAATAGATGCTACGGACAACATGTCAGCATCTTCAGCAATGGCGGCAGCACAGACACTTGGAATGCTGAAATCACAGGAGATATCCGAAGTTAGATTCAGGAGAATGGGATTTGAGATACCCCCGCAGGCTGTTGATATGAGAATACGTCCCTGGTACAATCCGGATTTTATAACGTCGTGGTATCTTGTGCCCGGAATAATGGGTCTGCTTCTGACAATAACTCTGATCGCCATGATGGCGATGGCCATCGTACGAGAGAGTGAACAGGGAACGCTGGAACAGCTTCTTGTAACCCCTATGCATGCGTGGGAACTGCTCCTGAGCAAAATACTTCCATATATCATAGTCGGCTATATTCAGGTCATAGTCTCAATTATTGTTGGTATGGCCATATTCAGGATGCCCTTTTTAGGAAGCAAGATACTTTTCTTTGTTCTGACTTTCTTCTATGTAGTTGCGAATCTCTCACTTGGGATAATGATCTCGACCTTTTCGCAAAACCAGATGCAGGCTTTGCAGCTTTCGATATTTCTGATCCTGCCAAGCGTACTGCTTTCGGGGTTTGTTTTCCCCATCGAGGCGATGCCAATAGGGTTTCGTTATCTCGGGGAGTGCATACCAATAACATATTACATAAGGCTCTCACGGCAGATAATACTCAAGGGCGGCGGATTTGAATATGTGTGGAAAGATACCCTCGCATTGTGCGTATATATTGCTGTGATGTTCTCTTCAAGCATAGTCATGTTCAAAAAACGTTTTGTGCCATGA
- a CDS encoding DNA-binding protein → MPYVRLCQVKLLDRDARAEYNSLVHKDRSDILQDTDSLDQRIRDGLLLDVYGTLITEKQRLACEMVLLQDFSLSEAAESLKVSRQGVHDLITRAREHMENAEKALGLLEKESKYEEILRLLEEHKKQLPEDFYKNIKKLLEA, encoded by the coding sequence ATGCCATACGTGCGTCTCTGTCAAGTAAAATTACTTGACAGAGACGCACGTGCTGAGTATAATTCATTGGTTCATAAGGACAGGAGTGATATTTTGCAGGATACGGATTCGCTTGACCAACGTATCAGGGACGGACTTCTGCTTGATGTCTACGGAACTCTGATAACTGAGAAACAGAGACTCGCCTGTGAGATGGTCCTTCTGCAGGATTTCTCTCTCTCCGAAGCGGCTGAATCGCTGAAGGTCTCCAGACAGGGCGTCCACGACCTTATTACAAGAGCAAGGGAACATATGGAGAACGCGGAGAAAGCTCTGGGACTTTTAGAAAAAGAAAGCAAATACGAAGAGATCCTGAGGCTTCTTGAGGAACATAAAAAACAGTTGCCGGAAGACTTTTACAAAAACATTAAAAAATTGTTGGAAGCATAA
- a CDS encoding RNA-binding protein — protein sequence MPDYIELVDLIVRRLVTKPDEVKISEDRSDSGAILLTIKVAGEDIGRVIGKKGSTINAIRHVAKAASVKSGEKVDVDVEEE from the coding sequence ATGCCTGATTACATTGAACTGGTAGATCTGATAGTTCGCAGGCTTGTTACAAAACCTGATGAAGTCAAGATCTCAGAAGATCGAAGCGACTCCGGAGCTATCCTCTTGACAATAAAGGTGGCCGGGGAAGATATAGGCAGGGTCATAGGCAAAAAGGGCTCCACTATCAATGCCATACGCCACGTAGCCAAAGCCGCGTCGGTCAAATCCGGTGAAAAGGTCGATGTAGATGTCGAAGAAGAGTGA
- a CDS encoding tRNA (guanosine(37)-N1)-methyltransferase TrmD, giving the protein MKISIITAFPDLIKSYLGASVLGRGIAKGRLEVDVLDIRDFAEGSYRQIDDYSYGSGGMVLMAEPLQKALDSLKGNGKPFFVYPSPQGTRLHQELVEDLSRKEHLVILCGHYEGVDERFVEKNVDLEISIGDFVLTGGEMPAMAIVDAVSRLIPGVVGKSEAVREDSFFGGMLDTPHYTRPSEWNGHKVPDILLSGDEKAINKWRRRQAVERTLKRRPDIVGRAGIMPWLSKGAYVMEVHYPVLDKRGEKSSTAITGMDLHDIARACRTYGIKKYLLVTPLAQQREMVKRIASHWTEGWGASYNQDRSEAFSTLKIFASVNRALKWIGEREKTEPFKIATTAKSVEGAVHWLSLKRRILEEDLSPVFIFGTGWGLHEDILKEADSVMTPIAGGLDSWNHLSVRSAVSITLDRFFGWR; this is encoded by the coding sequence ATGAAAATATCCATTATTACAGCCTTCCCTGATCTCATAAAGAGCTATCTTGGAGCAAGCGTGCTTGGACGAGGGATAGCGAAGGGCAGGCTGGAGGTCGATGTCCTCGACATAAGGGACTTTGCAGAAGGCAGTTACAGGCAGATCGATGATTATTCCTACGGAAGCGGCGGAATGGTGCTTATGGCCGAGCCTCTCCAAAAGGCACTCGACAGCCTGAAGGGAAACGGAAAACCGTTCTTTGTATATCCTTCTCCACAGGGGACGAGGCTGCATCAGGAACTGGTCGAAGACCTATCAAGGAAAGAGCATCTTGTCATACTGTGCGGTCATTACGAAGGTGTCGATGAAAGATTCGTCGAAAAAAATGTGGACCTTGAAATTTCAATAGGCGATTTTGTGCTCACCGGCGGGGAAATGCCTGCAATGGCGATCGTAGATGCCGTTTCAAGGCTCATCCCCGGAGTAGTAGGCAAGTCAGAAGCTGTCAGGGAAGATTCTTTCTTTGGCGGGATGCTTGATACGCCTCACTACACCAGACCCTCTGAATGGAACGGGCACAAAGTACCGGATATCCTCCTGAGCGGTGATGAGAAGGCCATCAATAAGTGGCGCAGAAGGCAGGCCGTCGAGAGAACGCTTAAAAGAAGGCCTGACATAGTAGGGCGGGCCGGGATAATGCCCTGGCTCTCCAAAGGCGCTTACGTGATGGAAGTCCATTACCCTGTACTCGACAAAAGAGGCGAAAAGTCCTCCACAGCGATCACAGGAATGGATCTTCATGACATCGCGAGGGCATGCCGCACATACGGGATCAAAAAGTATCTTCTGGTAACGCCATTGGCCCAGCAGCGTGAAATGGTCAAGAGGATAGCCTCTCACTGGACTGAAGGTTGGGGAGCCTCTTATAACCAGGACAGGAGCGAAGCATTCAGTACACTAAAGATCTTCGCTTCAGTCAACAGAGCGCTGAAATGGATCGGAGAAAGAGAAAAAACAGAACCTTTCAAGATAGCGACAACAGCAAAGTCCGTTGAAGGCGCTGTTCATTGGCTGTCACTCAAACGCAGGATACTTGAAGAGGATCTCTCTCCTGTCTTCATATTCGGGACGGGCTGGGGACTGCACGAAGATATTTTAAAAGAGGCAGACTCTGTAATGACACCGATCGCCGGAGGGCTTGACAGCTGGAACCATCTTTCAGTAAGAAGTGCGGTCAGCATCACTCTTGACAGATTTTTCGGCTGGAGATGA
- a CDS encoding glutamate dehydrogenase, with product MAVQKRTSKNVLLATALENFYAAAEEMNLDEGLVEVLSRPERAVCVSVPVVMDDGSVRVFEGYRVQHSTVCGPAKGGLRFHPDVNLEECEALGSLMTWKCSLAGIPYGGGKGGIAVDPFELSPREREMMTRTFAARIAPFIGDWTDVPAPDVNTGGPEMVWIMDTISKLRGKLEPGVVTGKPIAYWGSKGRTAATGLGVSTCVLELLKTQKVDPKTATVIVQGFGNVGTYNALFLQEAGAKVVGISDITGGYYCKDGIDIKAAKAFVEAHPKRILDGYTQPGLVRMSGEEILEQECLVLSPCALEGVISEKNADKLKCTYIVEGANGPIRPDGDVILDRRGILVVPDFLANSGGVIGSYFEWVQDLAGFFWTEEEYNNRLVPIMKDNFKRVWDYSQEHSVKMRRAAFLVAIKRVADGLKLKGFFL from the coding sequence ATGGCCGTACAGAAACGTACTTCCAAGAATGTTCTTCTTGCAACAGCTTTGGAGAACTTCTATGCAGCAGCTGAAGAAATGAATCTTGATGAGGGGCTGGTAGAAGTTCTCAGCCGTCCCGAAAGAGCTGTCTGTGTCTCCGTCCCCGTAGTTATGGACGACGGTTCAGTAAGAGTATTTGAAGGTTACCGCGTACAGCATTCCACAGTCTGCGGACCGGCAAAGGGCGGACTCCGTTTCCACCCCGATGTCAACCTCGAAGAGTGCGAAGCTCTCGGAAGCCTTATGACATGGAAATGTTCACTTGCAGGTATTCCATACGGCGGAGGCAAGGGCGGGATCGCTGTAGATCCTTTCGAACTTTCACCGCGTGAACGTGAAATGATGACCCGTACATTCGCAGCACGTATCGCCCCCTTCATCGGCGACTGGACAGACGTTCCTGCACCTGATGTCAACACCGGCGGTCCTGAAATGGTCTGGATAATGGATACCATTTCAAAACTTCGCGGCAAACTTGAGCCCGGCGTAGTAACAGGCAAACCCATCGCCTACTGGGGATCAAAGGGCCGCACGGCAGCAACAGGCCTCGGAGTTTCAACATGTGTCCTTGAACTTCTTAAAACACAGAAGGTAGACCCCAAAACAGCAACAGTCATCGTACAGGGCTTCGGTAACGTCGGAACATACAACGCACTCTTCCTCCAGGAAGCAGGAGCAAAAGTTGTAGGTATCAGCGACATCACCGGCGGTTACTACTGCAAGGACGGAATTGACATCAAGGCAGCGAAGGCATTTGTTGAAGCACATCCGAAGCGTATCCTTGACGGCTACACACAGCCCGGACTCGTAAGGATGAGCGGAGAAGAGATCCTTGAGCAGGAGTGCCTTGTTCTTTCACCCTGCGCCCTCGAAGGTGTCATCAGTGAGAAGAATGCCGACAAACTTAAGTGCACATATATCGTCGAAGGCGCAAACGGACCTATCAGGCCCGACGGTGACGTTATCCTTGACAGGCGCGGTATCCTTGTCGTTCCTGACTTCCTTGCCAACAGCGGCGGAGTCATCGGTTCATACTTTGAATGGGTACAGGACCTCGCCGGATTCTTCTGGACAGAGGAAGAGTACAACAACCGCCTCGTACCGATCATGAAGGACAACTTCAAGAGAGTATGGGATTATTCACAGGAACACAGCGTAAAGATGCGCCGCGCAGCATTCCTTGTTGCGATCAAGCGCGTTGCAGACGGCCTTAAGCTGAAAGGTTTCTTCCTCTAA
- a CDS encoding sodium:proton antiporter has product MASESNSLWKAYRFPIILLTGIVIGCIVGAVMGKDALVFKPLGDVFINAMFMVVVPLVFSTICSAVANMSSMERLGKVMRSLVLVFLVTGAIAAILMLLTVTLFPPAAGTNIQLQAPGDFQALSTADQIVKAFTVEDFALLLSRRAMLPLIIFTIFFGFCLQTLGERGRSVGRGIAVFADAMLQMVKYLMYYAPIGLGAYFATLVGDYGPNLLGAYLRSMIIYHIATFGYFFVAFTIYSWIATQGKGVGVFWKNIITPSITALGTQSSNATLPVNLVAAQNIGIPKDIAEIVLPIGATAHMEGSCLSGILKIAFLFGIFNIPFTGIGTITTAVAVAVLSGVVLSGIPGGGLVGEMLIVSLYGFPPEAFPIIATIGFLVDPAATMVNATGDTCSAMLVSRLVEGKDWFDKAVTAKEII; this is encoded by the coding sequence ATGGCATCAGAATCAAACAGTCTCTGGAAAGCCTACCGGTTCCCTATCATACTTCTCACAGGAATTGTGATCGGCTGTATAGTGGGGGCCGTGATGGGCAAAGACGCGCTGGTCTTTAAGCCTCTTGGAGATGTCTTTATCAATGCAATGTTTATGGTAGTCGTTCCCCTGGTCTTCTCAACTATCTGCAGCGCTGTCGCCAACATGTCATCAATGGAGAGACTCGGCAAGGTCATGAGATCCCTGGTACTCGTCTTTTTAGTAACAGGAGCAATAGCTGCGATCCTTATGCTTCTAACCGTCACACTCTTCCCGCCTGCAGCAGGGACAAACATTCAGCTTCAGGCCCCGGGTGATTTCCAGGCATTAAGTACAGCAGACCAGATAGTAAAGGCATTTACGGTAGAAGATTTCGCGTTGCTGCTCTCAAGAAGGGCAATGCTGCCGCTGATCATTTTCACCATATTCTTCGGCTTCTGCCTCCAGACGCTTGGAGAGAGGGGAAGGTCTGTCGGACGCGGGATCGCGGTATTTGCTGATGCTATGCTCCAGATGGTCAAATACCTGATGTACTATGCCCCGATAGGTCTGGGTGCCTACTTTGCAACTCTCGTAGGAGACTATGGTCCAAACCTTCTCGGAGCATATCTCCGCTCAATGATTATTTACCATATTGCTACTTTCGGCTATTTCTTTGTCGCCTTTACTATTTATTCATGGATAGCAACGCAGGGCAAGGGAGTTGGGGTATTCTGGAAGAATATAATAACACCATCAATAACTGCGCTTGGAACACAGAGCAGCAATGCTACCCTGCCGGTCAACCTTGTAGCCGCGCAAAATATTGGTATCCCAAAAGATATTGCTGAAATAGTGCTGCCTATCGGAGCAACAGCTCACATGGAAGGTTCCTGCCTAAGCGGTATCCTTAAGATCGCATTCCTTTTCGGCATCTTCAACATCCCCTTCACCGGAATAGGAACTATCACTACTGCTGTCGCAGTCGCAGTTCTTTCAGGAGTTGTCCTCTCCGGTATACCAGGCGGAGGCCTGGTCGGAGAAATGCTGATAGTGAGTCTTTACGGATTCCCGCCTGAAGCGTTCCCTATTATTGCAACTATAGGCTTCCTGGTCGACCCGGCAGCTACAATGGTCAACGCCACTGGAGACACCTGCTCAGCAATGCTGGTCTCAAGACTGGTAGAAGGCAAAGACTGGTTTGACAAGGCAGTGACTGCAAAGGAAATAATCTAA
- a CDS encoding 50S ribosomal protein L19 gives MIDPRIALIEKRFLKTDESLSEFRPGDTVKVHVKVKEGNRERIQIFEGVVIGRQHGGIRENFIVRKMSAGIGVERIFPVHCPSVEKVEIVRKGKVRRAKLYYLRELSGKAARIKERREYSK, from the coding sequence ATGATAGATCCAAGAATAGCACTTATTGAGAAGAGATTCTTAAAGACTGATGAAAGCCTTTCAGAGTTCCGCCCCGGGGATACAGTAAAAGTCCACGTTAAAGTTAAAGAAGGCAACCGCGAACGCATCCAGATATTTGAAGGAGTAGTTATCGGACGTCAGCACGGCGGAATTCGCGAGAACTTTATCGTCAGAAAGATGTCGGCCGGGATAGGAGTAGAAAGAATATTCCCGGTCCATTGCCCGAGCGTCGAAAAGGTAGAGATCGTACGCAAAGGTAAGGTCCGCAGAGCGAAGCTTTACTATCTCCGCGAACTCAGCGGCAAAGCAGCTCGTATCAAGGAACGTCGCGAATACAGCAAATAA
- the rpsP gene encoding 30S ribosomal protein S16 — MAVRIRLSRHGKKKAPFYRLVVADSHSPRDGRFIEILGTYNPLTDPAEVKVDVERAAFWLKNGASPSDTAKILLKKAGVFDAPAAE, encoded by the coding sequence ATGGCAGTTCGTATCCGTCTTTCCCGTCACGGGAAAAAGAAGGCTCCTTTCTATCGTCTTGTGGTTGCCGATTCTCATTCTCCAAGAGACGGCCGCTTCATAGAGATACTCGGAACCTACAACCCTCTCACAGATCCTGCAGAGGTCAAAGTGGACGTTGAACGTGCAGCATTTTGGCTGAAGAATGGGGCTTCCCCTTCAGATACAGCTAAGATCCTGCTCAAAAAGGCTGGAGTTTTTGATGCTCCGGCAGCAGAATAA
- the rimM gene encoding 16S rRNA processing protein RimM, translating into MSKKSEVSSEERVVIGKIVGVHGVTGTMLLFPLTDFPERFFKMKKLTLEKPGVPSQTVNVTKLVPYEGKDTFFLQIANVSDRTLAESFKGSFVTVPKEERVELSDDEYWIDDIVGLKVIDNATGTKLGLIQEVLQTGSNDVYLIKTEEGQIRPIPALAEVINKVDTQKGVMLVTVPEGLWD; encoded by the coding sequence ATGTCGAAGAAGAGTGAGGTTTCGTCGGAAGAAAGGGTAGTCATCGGGAAAATAGTGGGTGTGCATGGAGTTACAGGAACAATGCTCCTTTTCCCTCTTACTGATTTTCCTGAGCGTTTTTTCAAAATGAAAAAACTTACCCTGGAAAAACCCGGCGTTCCGAGCCAGACTGTCAATGTTACAAAATTAGTGCCCTACGAGGGAAAAGATACATTTTTTCTCCAGATCGCAAACGTATCAGACAGAACTCTCGCGGAATCTTTTAAGGGAAGCTTTGTCACAGTACCAAAAGAGGAACGCGTTGAACTTTCCGATGATGAATACTGGATCGACGATATTGTAGGCCTTAAGGTGATCGACAATGCCACAGGAACTAAGCTTGGACTAATTCAGGAAGTACTTCAGACAGGAAGCAACGATGTCTACCTGATAAAGACAGAAGAGGGCCAGATCAGACCTATTCCTGCGCTTGCGGAGGTCATCAACAAAGTCGACACACAAAAAGGCGTAATGCTTGTAACTGTACCGGAGGGACTCTGGGACTGA
- a CDS encoding signal recognition particle protein — MFDSLKERFENIFAGLRGKGKLTPEDINEALREVRRALLEADVNYKVVKDVVEAIKVRATGRTVLDSVTPAQLIFTIVYEELVKIMGEAPVPLTISPKPPTVYMMVGLQGSGKTTTTVKIAKKMAKSHKPLVVACDLRRPAAVEQLRVLAEKSNIHFWGPEPGETDPVKVASKSRKYAEDHLCDMIILDTAGRLQMDDELMAELETMKAAVPPTEILLVVDSMTGQEAVNVAETFHKRLGLTGVVLTKLDGDARGGPSLAVRASTGVPIKLAGCGEKTEDLEVFDAKRMAQRIIGMGDMEGLLEKVQSATTEADINRMTESLKKNRFTLEDMLLQLQQIQKMGPLEKVLEMLPIPGGSKALKDANVDPKRMKQTEAIILSMTLKERRNPEIIKGSRRRRIAEGSGTSVQMVNQILAQYEQMKTMMKGIGKMSAGGKGFKMPPGMGGMKNFGAGRRGLFK, encoded by the coding sequence ATGTTCGACTCATTAAAAGAACGGTTTGAAAATATCTTTGCCGGTCTGAGAGGAAAAGGAAAACTTACTCCTGAAGACATAAACGAAGCGCTGCGTGAAGTACGCCGTGCCCTCCTTGAGGCTGACGTCAATTACAAGGTCGTCAAGGACGTAGTTGAAGCTATCAAAGTGCGCGCGACAGGAAGAACAGTTCTCGACTCTGTAACCCCTGCACAGCTGATATTTACCATAGTATACGAAGAGCTCGTCAAGATAATGGGCGAAGCACCTGTCCCGCTCACAATATCGCCTAAACCTCCTACTGTTTACATGATGGTAGGCCTTCAGGGGTCAGGAAAAACAACTACCACAGTCAAGATCGCAAAAAAAATGGCGAAAAGCCATAAGCCGCTTGTAGTAGCCTGCGACCTTCGGAGACCAGCGGCGGTCGAACAGCTCAGGGTACTTGCTGAAAAATCAAATATTCATTTTTGGGGACCTGAACCCGGAGAGACAGATCCTGTAAAGGTAGCATCAAAATCCCGCAAATACGCAGAAGACCACCTCTGTGACATGATAATCCTCGACACTGCAGGACGTCTCCAGATGGACGACGAACTGATGGCTGAACTTGAAACAATGAAAGCCGCAGTGCCTCCGACTGAAATTCTGCTTGTAGTGGATTCCATGACAGGTCAGGAAGCAGTCAACGTAGCCGAAACCTTCCACAAGCGCCTTGGCCTGACAGGAGTGGTCCTCACAAAGCTTGACGGAGACGCCAGAGGCGGCCCGTCGCTCGCGGTTCGGGCAAGCACAGGAGTTCCGATAAAACTTGCCGGCTGCGGAGAGAAGACGGAAGATCTTGAAGTCTTTGATGCCAAACGCATGGCTCAGCGCATCATCGGAATGGGCGATATGGAAGGGCTTCTTGAGAAAGTCCAGTCTGCCACGACCGAAGCCGATATAAACAGAATGACGGAGAGCCTCAAGAAGAACAGGTTCACCCTGGAAGACATGCTCCTCCAGCTTCAGCAGATACAGAAGATGGGTCCGCTTGAAAAAGTGCTGGAGATGCTCCCGATCCCCGGAGGCAGCAAAGCCCTCAAAGACGCAAATGTCGACCCGAAAAGGATGAAACAGACAGAGGCCATAATCCTCTCAATGACTCTCAAAGAGAGACGCAACCCGGAGATAATTAAGGGCAGCCGCCGCAGGAGGATAGCCGAAGGTTCGGGCACATCTGTGCAGATGGTGAACCAGATCCTGGCACAGTATGAACAGATGAAGACAATGATGAAGGGCATCGGCAAAATGTCCGCCGGAGGAAAAGGCTTCAAGATGCCTCCCGGCATGGGCGGAATGAAGAATTTCGGCGCAGGCCGTAGAGGTTTGTTTAAGTAA
- a CDS encoding 2-dehydropantoate 2-reductase, with protein sequence MHLTVQLFYKSGNGVLGMKSIETVSIIGLGALGSANLAKISESVPMGNIRAVASGDRADRYRKNGVCVNGKTYMFPIFGPEDKVPPADLLIFAVKNHHLPKAIEEAANHVGENTIIISFLNGISSEEEIGKTYGIDKVLYSYVMRTDSTRIGDYTNYVNLGFVPFGEAQNIPGKYTERVLAVEEFFKKTGIKYSIPENMIRDLWLKFMLNVGANQVTAVLRCTYGAIRDSIAVRGLLTEAMLEAVAVAKAEKIDLSDGDITKCIDILSSLNPTGKTSMLQDVEARRKTEVEAFGGTVCSLAKKHGIEVPINEALVKFIKALEETFDIC encoded by the coding sequence ATGCACTTAACAGTTCAATTATTTTATAAAAGTGGAAATGGAGTTTTGGGAATGAAAAGCATTGAAACAGTATCGATCATTGGACTTGGCGCACTTGGAAGCGCAAATCTTGCAAAGATCTCAGAGTCTGTACCAATGGGAAATATCAGGGCGGTAGCTTCGGGTGACAGGGCAGATAGATATCGCAAAAATGGTGTATGTGTAAACGGCAAGACTTACATGTTCCCGATATTCGGACCCGAAGACAAAGTTCCGCCTGCGGATCTCCTTATCTTCGCTGTCAAGAACCACCACCTCCCCAAGGCAATCGAAGAGGCCGCGAACCATGTTGGAGAAAATACGATAATAATCTCATTCCTCAATGGCATATCAAGCGAGGAAGAGATAGGCAAAACATATGGAATTGATAAGGTCCTATATTCATACGTGATGCGGACGGATTCAACGCGGATCGGAGATTATACTAATTACGTAAATCTGGGTTTTGTACCATTTGGCGAAGCCCAAAATATTCCTGGAAAGTATACAGAAAGGGTATTGGCCGTCGAAGAATTTTTCAAAAAGACAGGCATAAAATATAGCATTCCCGAAAACATGATACGCGACCTGTGGCTTAAGTTCATGCTCAACGTCGGAGCCAACCAGGTCACTGCCGTACTCAGATGCACCTACGGCGCGATCAGGGATTCAATAGCGGTAAGAGGTCTGCTGACTGAGGCCATGCTGGAGGCGGTCGCGGTTGCGAAGGCTGAAAAGATCGACCTGAGTGATGGTGATATCACAAAATGCATCGATATACTCAGCTCGCTCAACCCTACCGGAAAGACCTCGATGCTGCAGGATGTCGAAGCAAGAAGAAAAACTGAGGTCGAGGCCTTTGGAGGAACTGTTTGCAGTCTTGCAAAAAAGCACGGCATTGAGGTCCCCATAAACGAAGCACTGGTAAAATTTATAAAGGCTCTGGAAGAAACTTTTGATATCTGTTAA